From one Luteipulveratus mongoliensis genomic stretch:
- a CDS encoding TerD family protein, with the protein MTVNLARGEHVSVPRKNVVVGLGWEIRPSAYTEFDVDASAILLGRDGKVLSDWHFVFFNNLTSPDGSVVHTGDDAGGSVDDEQITVDLARLHEDVDRIVFPASIYDADRREQSFGQLDATFIRVVDAADQREIARFTLPDDATTETAMVFGELYRDGADWAFRGVGKGYPSGLAGLARDFGVSV; encoded by the coding sequence ATGACCGTCAACCTGGCCAGGGGCGAACACGTCAGCGTGCCCCGAAAAAACGTGGTCGTCGGCCTGGGCTGGGAGATCCGTCCATCGGCGTACACCGAGTTCGACGTCGACGCCTCGGCGATTCTGCTGGGGCGTGACGGCAAGGTCCTGTCGGACTGGCACTTCGTGTTCTTCAACAATCTGACCAGTCCCGACGGCAGCGTCGTGCACACCGGCGACGACGCAGGCGGCTCAGTCGACGACGAGCAGATCACGGTCGACCTCGCCAGGCTGCATGAAGACGTAGACCGGATCGTTTTCCCAGCCAGCATCTACGACGCCGATCGGCGCGAGCAGAGCTTCGGGCAGCTGGACGCCACCTTCATCCGCGTGGTCGACGCCGCGGATCAGCGAGAGATCGCGCGCTTCACCCTTCCCGACGACGCCACCACGGAGACGGCGATGGTCTTCGGCGAGCTGTACCGAGATGGCGCCGACTGGGCGTTCCGAGGGGTCGGCAAGGGCTACCCGTCCGGTTTGGCAGGTCTCGCGCGCGACTTCGGCGTCAGCGTCTGA
- a CDS encoding DUF3375 family protein produces MSDPVARFREAEGALNNKTVSLFRQPVWGPLVLATLMDAFEAGRQEIPAEQFHVRAAHAFDAIREQSSSFPEGLDDPKAVRDRCKSWVGDGWMERHLLNGTEVYRLTAVAREAIAICRQLSSTRAAMSESQVRVVLDRAQALAVKATSDSAARQRSLRDEIARLEYETTKRQAELARLEAGGAVETVDDEEVLNEYLILRDDIDRIPSDLKRVEESFSAMAHNIREDFLTETRSHGEVLGEYLQRANNLVVADRYGRGFEQAKRMLSDPHLRTELARHLQTIMEHPFAEVLADRERSELQQTVNMIAESVSAVFAQRREMTKRLTSYLTAHDASRERELDDALRGAQGALQKWSAEHGMRDRLRLPVGFTRTDGDDPDEPVCSIGEVSTADVATMRERAVGKPARTGLTPLSAATGSGGTPISLEDVRSKGGPFYTELAAAVEIATSSGGAAAGADIYNRLPSRTRRPVDLLGMLAMAAQEGAFDWDLPLEEYYAIRPDGTEQTFLAPSLTFVAQGADT; encoded by the coding sequence GTGAGCGATCCGGTGGCCCGGTTCCGGGAGGCGGAGGGCGCTCTCAACAACAAGACGGTGAGCCTCTTCCGGCAGCCCGTCTGGGGTCCGCTGGTGTTGGCGACCTTGATGGACGCTTTCGAGGCGGGTCGGCAAGAGATCCCCGCCGAACAGTTCCATGTGCGGGCGGCGCACGCGTTCGACGCGATTCGCGAGCAGTCCTCGAGTTTTCCGGAAGGGCTGGACGACCCGAAAGCCGTCCGGGACCGGTGCAAGTCCTGGGTCGGCGACGGGTGGATGGAACGGCATCTGCTCAACGGCACCGAGGTGTACCGGCTGACGGCCGTGGCGCGGGAAGCCATCGCGATCTGCCGGCAGCTGTCGAGCACCCGTGCGGCGATGAGTGAGTCGCAAGTTCGGGTGGTGCTCGATCGAGCCCAGGCGTTGGCGGTGAAAGCCACCTCGGACTCGGCGGCGCGTCAGCGCTCGCTGCGGGACGAGATTGCCCGGTTGGAGTACGAGACCACGAAACGACAGGCAGAGCTCGCTCGGCTGGAGGCCGGCGGAGCAGTGGAGACCGTCGACGACGAAGAAGTTCTCAATGAGTACCTGATCCTGCGAGACGACATCGACCGCATCCCGAGCGACCTGAAGCGCGTCGAGGAGTCGTTCAGCGCCATGGCGCACAACATCCGCGAAGACTTCCTCACCGAAACCCGTTCGCACGGCGAGGTATTGGGCGAGTACTTGCAGCGGGCGAACAACCTCGTGGTCGCCGATCGCTACGGTCGTGGATTCGAGCAGGCCAAGCGAATGCTCAGCGATCCGCACCTTCGCACGGAGCTGGCCCGCCACCTTCAAACGATCATGGAGCACCCGTTCGCGGAAGTCCTGGCTGACCGGGAACGGTCCGAGCTGCAGCAGACCGTCAACATGATCGCCGAGAGCGTCTCCGCGGTGTTTGCCCAGCGTCGGGAGATGACCAAGCGGCTCACCTCCTACCTGACCGCACATGACGCCAGTCGCGAGCGCGAGCTCGACGACGCCTTGCGAGGAGCACAGGGGGCCTTGCAGAAGTGGTCGGCCGAGCACGGGATGCGAGACAGGCTGCGGCTCCCGGTGGGGTTCACCCGTACGGACGGTGACGACCCCGACGAGCCGGTCTGCAGCATCGGTGAGGTGAGCACCGCTGACGTCGCCACGATGCGCGAACGTGCGGTGGGCAAACCGGCAAGGACTGGCTTGACCCCGCTCAGCGCCGCCACCGGGAGCGGTGGGACGCCGATATCTCTCGAGGACGTGCGGTCCAAGGGCGGGCCGTTCTACACCGAGCTTGCAGCGGCCGTTGAGATCGCCACGTCGAGCGGCGGGGCCGCAGCCGGTGCGGACATCTACAACCGGCTGCCCAGCAGGACCCGTCGTCCCGTCGACCTGCTCGGGATGCTGGCGATGGCGGCCCAGGAGGGTGCATTCGACTGGGACTTGCCCTTGGAGGAGTACTACGCGATCCGACCGGACGGCACGGAGCAGACGTTCCTCGCGCCGTCCCTCACGTTTGTGGCACAGGGAGCGGACACATGA
- a CDS encoding ATP-binding protein, translated as MSDDVLTLDGMATVTETAQQWRLESLQLCNWGGFGGFHRIDIDAESTLLSGNSGSGKSTVMDAYTVLMHDTRTPLNSASNDTSGGRARGGGRATGEGARTVLSYVRGQFNRGDDPEGDLRPLTLRGDTDTWSALALVFASTSGARYSVIRTFFAPVGAGKPSDVKTRFATYDGAIDLSRFEAHAESEFLAGPMQRDFPGIQFHESYVRYAAKIHDHLGIGAHGDGAKALRLLSDLQRSAPVQTVDALYKRMVLERPRTYDKAEAVVRSFKHLDGLHQKMLRAEAQVGVLDGMEAEYASRRAAVDEIERVDTYRLAEPESSPFTLWARRTESDAYDAESAAAKADQAAAEDRRDQISAQIVDLDDRVLTVRQLRQDKGGDAIDVANQELARLNLQLKGVQTARARYEEDTRDLHVEVPGTRAEFEAAQSEAQAFVDSFDERWTGMQDERDEAQYKARQLTEQRNEHLSDINDLESRTGNISRRRHAVRLQFAQAAGLREEDLPFVGELVDMQPAHEDWRVAADAVLGGFANTLVVDERHGDRLRASIDSIQASERLAFEGVPIDVAAPGITSETTLAGRLIVKEGPFTGWLRDHLDRHYGYECVAGVSDLRDDDTSRVTIAGQTRRGQKGAHGGHGRRVIGFSNQGRIDELRRAMAELDRDIQAQAAQVSQLEQEMKDLQIRRHANVRISQYRWTDLDLEQVHDQISAGEEARQRLLDASGDLEALDRELETLVREQQGLYGLRGKEDGTIQDCEQRRAVLDTEVDALRTRLWRMEDDGVAIADDDAAALRADLDETGWSGRLADLKTHLSIIERVLKQKQTVASAERDRRESELTARFQRYQDNWPSNNIGAGIASYPDYLAILQNLTGQGLTQQRADWAKQVVKWGGEDVSDLYWAYEQTLQEIDQRMEPINKILAHIPFGAARSTLQMRVKRRAPVEVRTFKEELQALSSGSLGPRASDEEIAVKFDAIRDAMKKIATEPDNPTKWTPEADALLDVRRHLTVRAEQITDGLVTAVHAYLGDKSGGETQELVAFIVGAALRYQLGDELRDRPRFTPVLLDEAFIKADGRFAGRSVQAWKDLGFQLIIAVPESMVTALEASMNLVLAVTKNDEEYSYIAPMLKKGAT; from the coding sequence ATGAGTGACGACGTCTTGACGCTCGACGGGATGGCGACGGTGACGGAGACCGCCCAGCAGTGGCGGCTCGAATCCCTGCAGCTGTGCAACTGGGGTGGGTTCGGTGGCTTTCACCGGATCGACATCGACGCCGAATCCACATTGCTGTCAGGCAATTCCGGCTCTGGCAAGTCAACCGTCATGGACGCCTACACGGTGCTGATGCACGACACCCGGACGCCCTTGAACTCGGCCTCGAACGACACCTCCGGTGGTCGCGCGAGAGGTGGTGGCAGGGCCACAGGAGAGGGCGCTCGGACTGTCCTGTCCTACGTGCGTGGCCAGTTCAACCGAGGGGACGACCCGGAAGGCGACCTCCGCCCGCTCACTCTCCGCGGCGACACGGACACCTGGTCCGCGCTGGCGCTGGTGTTCGCCTCAACCTCGGGCGCGCGGTACAGCGTGATCCGCACCTTCTTCGCACCGGTCGGTGCCGGCAAGCCCAGCGACGTGAAGACCCGATTCGCGACGTACGACGGTGCGATCGACCTCAGTCGCTTCGAGGCACACGCCGAGAGTGAGTTCCTCGCCGGACCGATGCAACGCGACTTCCCCGGGATCCAGTTTCACGAGTCGTACGTCCGCTACGCCGCCAAGATCCATGACCACCTCGGCATCGGAGCCCATGGCGACGGCGCTAAGGCTTTGCGCCTGCTCTCAGACCTGCAACGCAGTGCACCGGTCCAGACCGTCGACGCGCTCTACAAGCGGATGGTCCTCGAGCGTCCCCGCACCTACGACAAGGCCGAAGCGGTCGTACGGTCCTTCAAGCATCTGGACGGCCTGCACCAGAAGATGCTCCGAGCAGAGGCACAGGTCGGCGTCCTGGACGGGATGGAGGCCGAGTACGCATCGCGGCGCGCAGCAGTGGACGAGATCGAACGTGTCGACACATACAGGCTGGCGGAGCCCGAGTCGTCCCCCTTCACGCTCTGGGCACGGCGGACTGAGTCCGACGCCTACGACGCGGAAAGCGCTGCGGCCAAAGCAGATCAGGCTGCGGCAGAGGACCGTCGCGACCAGATCTCAGCCCAGATCGTCGACCTCGACGACCGGGTCCTGACCGTGCGACAGCTGCGGCAGGACAAGGGCGGCGACGCCATCGACGTGGCCAACCAGGAACTAGCCCGGCTCAACCTGCAGCTGAAAGGCGTGCAGACCGCGCGCGCTCGCTACGAGGAGGACACCCGAGACCTCCACGTTGAGGTGCCTGGCACTCGCGCTGAGTTCGAGGCGGCGCAGAGCGAGGCACAGGCGTTCGTCGACAGCTTTGATGAGCGCTGGACGGGTATGCAGGACGAGCGCGACGAGGCGCAGTACAAGGCTCGCCAACTCACCGAGCAGCGCAACGAGCACCTGAGCGACATCAACGACCTGGAGAGTCGGACCGGCAACATCTCCCGACGTCGCCACGCTGTCAGACTCCAGTTTGCCCAGGCCGCAGGGCTTCGCGAAGAAGACCTGCCCTTCGTGGGCGAGCTGGTCGACATGCAGCCAGCACACGAAGACTGGCGGGTCGCCGCCGACGCTGTCTTGGGCGGCTTCGCCAACACGCTGGTGGTCGACGAACGCCACGGAGACCGACTGCGCGCCTCCATTGACTCCATCCAGGCTTCGGAGCGGCTGGCCTTCGAAGGCGTCCCGATCGACGTGGCAGCGCCGGGCATCACGTCCGAGACCACGCTGGCGGGTCGCCTGATCGTCAAGGAGGGGCCGTTCACCGGCTGGCTCCGCGACCACCTGGACCGCCACTACGGGTACGAGTGCGTCGCCGGCGTCAGCGACCTGCGCGACGACGACACGTCCCGTGTCACGATCGCCGGCCAGACTCGCCGCGGACAGAAGGGCGCGCACGGCGGACACGGCCGACGGGTCATCGGCTTCTCCAACCAGGGCCGCATCGACGAGCTCCGACGCGCTATGGCCGAGCTTGATCGCGATATCCAGGCTCAGGCCGCTCAGGTCTCGCAGCTGGAGCAGGAGATGAAGGACCTGCAGATCCGCCGACACGCGAATGTCCGCATCAGCCAATACCGCTGGACCGACCTGGACCTGGAGCAGGTCCACGATCAGATCTCCGCCGGGGAGGAAGCACGGCAGCGCCTCCTGGATGCCAGCGGCGACCTCGAAGCGCTCGACCGCGAACTTGAGACTCTCGTGCGCGAGCAGCAGGGGCTGTACGGCCTTCGGGGCAAAGAGGACGGGACCATCCAGGACTGCGAGCAGCGTCGCGCTGTCCTTGACACCGAGGTGGACGCCCTCCGGACCCGACTGTGGCGCATGGAAGACGACGGAGTCGCGATCGCGGACGACGATGCAGCCGCCCTTCGAGCGGACCTCGACGAGACCGGCTGGAGCGGACGACTGGCCGACTTGAAGACCCACCTGAGCATCATCGAGCGGGTCCTCAAGCAGAAGCAGACGGTCGCGAGCGCTGAGCGCGATCGACGCGAAAGCGAGCTGACAGCTCGGTTCCAGCGCTACCAGGACAACTGGCCCAGCAACAACATCGGTGCTGGCATCGCGTCCTACCCCGACTATCTCGCCATCCTGCAGAACCTGACCGGGCAAGGCCTGACCCAGCAGCGAGCCGACTGGGCGAAACAAGTGGTCAAGTGGGGAGGCGAGGACGTCTCCGATCTGTACTGGGCGTACGAGCAGACGCTGCAAGAGATCGACCAGCGCATGGAGCCCATCAACAAGATCCTCGCCCACATCCCGTTCGGAGCGGCGCGATCAACGCTGCAGATGAGGGTGAAGCGGCGCGCGCCCGTCGAGGTGCGCACGTTCAAGGAGGAGCTGCAGGCCCTGTCGAGCGGATCATTGGGGCCACGCGCCAGTGACGAGGAGATCGCGGTCAAGTTCGACGCCATCCGCGACGCGATGAAGAAGATCGCGACCGAGCCGGACAACCCGACCAAGTGGACCCCGGAGGCGGATGCCCTGCTCGACGTCCGCCGGCACCTCACCGTGCGCGCCGAGCAGATCACAGACGGCCTCGTGACCGCAGTCCATGCCTACCTGGGTGACAAGTCCGGTGGCGAGACTCAAGAGCTGGTGGCGTTCATCGTGGGCGCCGCGCTCCGGTACCAGCTCGGCGACGAGCTACGGGACCGCCCCCGCTTCACCCCGGTCCTCCTCGATGAGGCATTCATCAAGGCAGACGGGCGGTTCGCAGGACGGTCCGTACAGGCGTGGAAGGACCTCGGGTTCCAGCTGATCATCGCGGTGCCGGAGAGCATGGTCACCGCGCTCGAGGCGTCGATGAACCTCGTACTTGCCGTCACCAAGAACGACGAGGAGTACTCGTACATCGCACCCATGCTGAAGAAGGGTGCGACGTGA
- the brxD gene encoding BREX system ATP-binding protein BrxD gives MAAEVSNRRRREVIAALRRGTVPESGLDLLAVGLDRFVPALDAELESVRDGAAVFKAVRGEYGAGKTFFTRHLAERALRQGFAAAEVQISETETPLHRLETVYRRITESLRTSSLPPSAFRGVLDSWLFTLEGDALAANPSLEHGDEVALGRAVDALLESRLAEVSTRTPVFAQALRGYRAAAISGDAATADGLAAWMAGQPQVAASAKRSAGIRGELDHFGAMGFLQGLLTVLRDAGHPGLVLVLDEVETLQRVRGDVRDKAFNALRQLIDEIDAGRFPGLYLLITGTPAFYDGPSGIPRLPPLAQRLATDFGTDARFDNPRAVQIRLPGFDHTALVSLGVKVRDLYADGAHGNERVRGRVDDGYVDTLASAVAGRLGGRVGVAPRVFLKKLVADVMDRVDQFEDFEPRRDYALTVGSSEVTEEERAAVGARSLDEIDLDLDTHD, from the coding sequence ATGGCGGCCGAGGTCTCGAACCGTCGACGGCGGGAGGTGATTGCGGCGCTTCGTCGAGGAACCGTGCCCGAGTCGGGCCTCGATCTTTTAGCTGTCGGGCTTGATCGCTTCGTCCCCGCGCTGGATGCCGAGCTCGAGTCCGTGCGCGACGGCGCCGCTGTCTTCAAGGCTGTGCGCGGCGAGTATGGCGCTGGCAAGACCTTCTTCACGCGCCACCTTGCCGAACGCGCCCTGCGCCAGGGTTTTGCGGCCGCTGAGGTGCAGATCTCTGAGACCGAGACACCCCTCCATCGGCTCGAGACCGTCTACCGCCGGATCACTGAGTCGTTGCGAACGTCGTCACTGCCACCCAGTGCGTTCCGCGGCGTTCTCGACTCCTGGTTGTTCACGCTCGAAGGTGACGCGCTCGCGGCCAACCCGAGCTTGGAGCACGGCGACGAGGTCGCGCTCGGTCGAGCCGTCGACGCGTTGCTGGAGAGTCGACTCGCGGAGGTCAGCACTCGCACACCGGTCTTTGCTCAGGCGCTGCGGGGCTACCGAGCAGCGGCGATCTCTGGTGATGCTGCGACTGCCGACGGACTCGCCGCGTGGATGGCAGGTCAGCCGCAGGTGGCAGCGTCGGCGAAGCGCTCTGCCGGTATTCGCGGCGAGCTCGACCACTTCGGGGCGATGGGCTTCCTGCAGGGTCTCCTGACCGTGCTTCGCGACGCCGGACATCCCGGGCTCGTGCTGGTGCTCGACGAAGTCGAGACGTTGCAGCGAGTCCGAGGCGACGTACGGGACAAGGCGTTCAACGCGCTACGCCAGCTCATTGATGAGATCGATGCGGGGCGCTTCCCCGGGCTGTATCTGCTCATTACTGGCACGCCCGCCTTCTATGACGGGCCTTCCGGGATTCCACGGCTCCCCCCTCTGGCGCAACGGCTCGCTACGGACTTCGGGACTGACGCCCGCTTCGACAACCCGCGCGCCGTACAGATTCGGTTGCCTGGCTTCGATCACACCGCGCTGGTCTCGCTCGGCGTCAAGGTTCGAGACCTCTATGCCGACGGAGCGCATGGCAACGAGCGAGTGCGGGGCCGGGTCGACGACGGTTACGTGGACACCCTGGCCTCTGCGGTGGCGGGTCGGCTCGGCGGGCGCGTCGGTGTGGCACCGCGTGTCTTCCTGAAGAAGCTTGTCGCCGACGTGATGGACAGGGTCGACCAGTTCGAGGACTTCGAGCCGCGTCGCGATTACGCGCTCACGGTCGGCTCGAGCGAGGTGACTGAGGAGGAGCGGGCGGCGGTGGGCGCCCGATCTCTCGACGAGATCGACCTGGATCTCGACACCCATGACTGA
- a CDS encoding DEAD/DEAH box helicase, which yields MRPLQAEAVEPVLRGDDALLIAPTAGGKTEAALFPLLTRMEHEQWAGLSVLYVCPLKALLNNLQPRVATYASWLGREAQARHGDTGAGDRKRQALHRPAILLTTPESLEAMLVSRLLDSAHMFGDVRTVVIDEVHAFAGDDRGWHLLAVLERLNALAGRQIQRVGLSATVGNPDSLIEWLQGGTHDRSRTVVAPPAPGAAAPDASLDYVGSVGNAAKVLSEMHLGEKRLVFADSRRTVESLAVNLRDREVDTYVSHSSLSVDERRRAEAAFAETRDCVIVSTSTLELGIDVGDLDRVVQIGAPSTVASVLQRLGRTGRRPGTSRNMTFLATEDEEFLRAAGLLLLMGDGFVEPVVAPPAPRQVAAQQLIGTALQKGRISIDDEAAWISRLGLASLEEALVIARWLVSTGHLDHDQGLAFIGPRAEQVYGRRNFMDLLAVFTAAPEVAVIHGRQEIGSVDPMVLISKIDGPRIIALAGRPWEVTHIDWRRKRVYVEPSERIGDSRWMGAPRAYSFELSDAVRRILLGATPSGATLTNRARSRLEVLREQYARRVRDDATVVVDEDGRVRWWTFAGSRANAVLTAAFEQVAPELLDQSRFGNLDVSLRSDATASAVSSALRAARHEAGDDLAGIVPLVTEQAVKKLKFAELLPPRMALMTLSARGADYRNATTISTRPVSASTL from the coding sequence TTGAGGCCACTGCAAGCCGAAGCGGTTGAGCCAGTCCTGCGCGGCGACGATGCGCTTCTCATCGCGCCCACCGCTGGGGGCAAGACCGAGGCGGCGCTGTTTCCTCTGCTCACTCGTATGGAGCATGAGCAGTGGGCTGGCTTGTCGGTCCTGTATGTCTGTCCGCTCAAAGCTCTGCTCAACAACCTGCAGCCTCGCGTCGCGACGTACGCCAGTTGGCTGGGTCGGGAGGCACAGGCCCGGCACGGTGACACGGGCGCTGGTGACCGTAAGCGACAGGCTCTCCATCGGCCCGCGATTCTGCTGACGACGCCGGAGTCGCTGGAGGCCATGCTGGTGTCGCGGCTGCTCGACTCGGCGCACATGTTCGGCGATGTGCGCACGGTGGTGATCGATGAGGTACATGCCTTTGCTGGGGATGACCGAGGCTGGCACCTGCTCGCCGTCCTCGAACGACTGAACGCGTTGGCAGGCAGGCAGATTCAGCGAGTGGGCCTCTCGGCCACGGTCGGCAATCCTGACTCGCTGATCGAGTGGCTCCAGGGCGGAACACATGATCGCAGTCGCACGGTCGTGGCTCCCCCGGCGCCGGGCGCGGCCGCACCCGATGCGTCACTCGACTACGTCGGCAGCGTCGGCAACGCCGCGAAGGTGCTGAGCGAGATGCACCTTGGTGAGAAGCGCCTTGTCTTCGCCGACTCACGCCGGACGGTGGAGTCGCTGGCAGTGAACCTCCGGGACCGTGAGGTGGACACGTACGTGTCCCACTCATCCCTGTCCGTCGATGAGCGACGTCGGGCTGAGGCAGCCTTTGCGGAGACACGGGACTGCGTGATCGTGTCGACGTCGACGCTTGAGCTGGGGATCGACGTCGGCGACCTCGATCGCGTGGTTCAGATCGGCGCACCAAGCACCGTCGCGTCGGTCCTGCAGCGACTGGGACGGACCGGCCGACGACCGGGGACGAGTCGCAACATGACCTTCCTGGCGACCGAAGACGAGGAGTTCCTGCGGGCCGCGGGGCTGCTGCTCCTGATGGGCGACGGATTCGTTGAGCCTGTGGTCGCGCCCCCTGCACCGCGGCAGGTGGCGGCGCAGCAGCTTATCGGTACGGCGCTTCAGAAGGGCCGGATCTCGATTGATGACGAAGCGGCGTGGATCTCGCGCCTCGGCCTGGCCTCGTTAGAAGAGGCCTTGGTGATCGCACGGTGGTTGGTGTCGACGGGTCACCTCGATCACGACCAGGGCTTGGCATTCATCGGCCCTCGAGCGGAGCAGGTTTACGGGCGGCGCAACTTCATGGACCTTCTGGCCGTTTTCACGGCAGCGCCCGAAGTCGCGGTCATTCATGGGAGGCAAGAGATCGGGAGTGTCGACCCGATGGTCCTGATCTCCAAGATCGATGGTCCGCGCATCATTGCTCTCGCCGGCCGGCCGTGGGAGGTCACGCACATCGATTGGCGGCGCAAGCGGGTGTACGTCGAGCCAAGCGAACGGATCGGCGACTCCAGGTGGATGGGTGCGCCACGCGCGTACTCATTTGAACTGTCGGATGCGGTGCGTCGGATCCTCCTCGGTGCCACACCGTCTGGAGCCACCTTGACGAACCGTGCACGGAGCCGGCTTGAGGTTTTGCGCGAGCAGTACGCACGTAGGGTCCGCGACGACGCAACGGTTGTCGTTGACGAGGACGGACGGGTTCGATGGTGGACGTTTGCTGGTTCGCGAGCTAACGCGGTCCTGACGGCAGCATTTGAGCAGGTGGCACCAGAACTCCTCGACCAGTCAAGGTTCGGAAACTTGGATGTCTCCTTGCGGTCCGATGCGACGGCGAGTGCGGTGTCCTCGGCCCTGCGCGCTGCGCGGCACGAGGCCGGGGACGATCTCGCTGGGATCGTCCCGCTCGTCACCGAGCAGGCGGTCAAGAAGCTGAAGTTCGCCGAGCTCCTGCCACCGCGCATGGCACTGATGACGCTGTCAGCGAGGGGGGCGGACTACCGAAACGCGACCACAATCAGCACGAGACCAGTGAGCGCTTCAACGCTGTAG
- a CDS encoding DUF4194 domain-containing protein, protein MTEDGAIEWEDGEDGESPALFEGDRGTLPLEARKALVLLLKRTHLNGVSRPAEWRALLAHRGDVTARLHDMFLELVIDVENEVAYKRQAGRELGRMFTTLLTDRAYTREEAALLLHLRGEHRNARRRGDPIAYVERNDLADAVSYVRPAETMDHVRADEAVVRAIDALLREGFLMRDPSDPDRLQVSPVIETLLTTERTKEFVHSVRTADDVSTSEDATVESDVLDEDLGVTIDE, encoded by the coding sequence ATGACCGAAGACGGCGCCATCGAGTGGGAGGACGGAGAGGACGGCGAGAGCCCAGCCCTCTTCGAAGGCGACCGAGGCACACTGCCGCTGGAGGCTCGGAAGGCGCTCGTCCTTCTCTTGAAACGCACTCACCTCAACGGCGTATCGCGCCCGGCGGAGTGGCGGGCACTCCTGGCTCACCGTGGTGATGTCACCGCGCGCCTGCACGACATGTTTCTTGAGCTGGTGATCGATGTCGAGAACGAGGTGGCCTACAAGCGCCAGGCCGGCCGAGAGCTGGGGCGAATGTTCACCACGCTGCTCACCGACCGCGCCTATACGCGGGAGGAGGCGGCGTTGCTGCTCCATCTGCGTGGAGAGCACCGCAACGCGCGTCGCCGAGGCGACCCCATCGCGTACGTCGAACGGAACGACCTGGCTGACGCCGTCTCCTACGTCCGCCCCGCGGAGACGATGGACCACGTACGTGCGGACGAGGCCGTCGTACGCGCTATCGACGCCCTCCTGCGGGAGGGGTTCCTGATGAGGGACCCGAGTGACCCGGACCGGCTTCAGGTGTCACCGGTCATCGAGACGCTCCTGACGACTGAGCGGACGAAGGAGTTCGTGCACTCGGTGCGCACGGCGGATGACGTCTCGACGAGCGAAGACGCGACCGTCGAGAGCGACGTTCTCGATGAGGATCTGGGGGTGACCATCGATGAGTGA